CCgtttaaatatgtagaaatgtaaattagaGCGTTAAAGAGCTCCTTGGCTTTTGTCCGTTTGTCTGTCATGAACGTTGtcgcgttgcattgtgggatatttatgccgGCGTAGTGTCCAGTATTGCATACTGTAATGTTTTACTGGAAATAGTATGCAATTCAAGTACTATTGGTTTCACGCTAAGGTTTCAGGCATACAAAACAAACCTCATAAACTGTTTTAGCCTAGTAAATAGCATGGTAGCATGGAATTTCGGACGCAGCCTTATTGTGGCAagaaaaaccttttctgattctgaatctgATTCTATCTTACATTATGTTCACCAGCCCGAGAAGGCACAACCTCTTCTTACGCTGTTTTGGTTCGGTTTGTTTGCCTTCATGTTACAGTGCTGCTAATGGCAGTCAGGAAAGAGGTCAAAGGTGAGGGGGGTTGCGTTGGAATGACGTAATGCACAGAGAAAGGTCCAGCCAGGATGTGGGAGCGATGCAggtcggaggaggaggaggaggaggaggaggagccaaCTCCTCTGCTGGTTCAGCCTCAGTAACGGTGGGTCTGGTGGGAGTACTGGGAGCTCTGCTGGGATGACGACGAGTATCCCATGGTGCTCTGGGGCTGAGTGGAACCTTGGACGGTGCTTTGGTAACCAAGGCGGGAGCCGGAGTGCTGACGGAAAGTCATACGGAGGGgaagaggggagagaaaaacacatcagtgagcaCCTGGATGCAACATagagctttcttttttttgtgatttctttaacaaaatacaaaacatacaactcgtgaacgtgaacatgtgtgtgtgtgtgtgtgtgtgtgtgtgtgtgtgtgtgtgtatgtgtgtgtgtgtgcatacacagGTTTATCAGGACACGGAGCTATGCCAGCTGATGTTTGGGGTGTAAAAGTAGGGCTGCCATCACTTATCGATGGatctatttattatttattcatgacCTCAATTATTAATACATGATTAATGAACTTGTTAGTAGTTTCACTGGGGAGTTATGTACTGTAACTATTGTTTTggtggtgttttgttttggtttggtttctcATGGCAACAGCAACCTGCCGCTGGTCACCAGATACAGTTACAGCACATaacatttctgttgctgttggaTTAAACTGCTTTAGAAATGCTGTAAGGCTTACAGAGCCAggctgcttccagtctttatgctaagctacgtAACTCCATGTTTAGTGGAAAGACGTATTTATAACTAttggcaagaaagtaaataaaactACATCCCAAAACgtgaaactattcctttaaagacaGGGAGGATCTAATAAAAAGATTCCGCTGGTTGTATTATGGGAAACCGTCTCCTGAAACTCAACAGATACCACATGGGGACTACaagaactgtgattggtcagctttGGCTGCTTATGTTGTATCCTACCGTTTCTCTTCCTTTAATTATTTGGTATAACAAATGTCAAGaccaatgtaaaaaaataaaagaagtaaTAATTGCAAAAAGTTATGAAACAAACTGTGTTTTATCTATAAGTAACATAACTAGGGTTATAATCAGGCTTTCAATTGTTGTCAATTGGTTTTAACAGTTAACTCATTTAACACCTGAACATCGTTTATGACGAATTACTATTAAGTCTGTAAAAACCAATGGACAAAAGGTTAGAAGCTGTTTTCCAGATTGGCTCTCagagagaagggaggaagaTCTTGATGTTTCGGGGTTAGGGTTACctgcggcaccgtggctccgtccggcgcttagcgccgcccaagacgactgtgattggtttaaagaaatgccaataaaccagagcacgtttttctcagACTACGCTGACAGTGACGGCACAGTCAGACAACTAGCCCCATTCCTGGTATGCCAGCCCAGTCCACTGGTTTATTTATACATATGCTGAGGCCTGACAGCCACCAGCTGTCTCACATGCAGCCTCAGccactactatatatatatatatatatatacacagtatatatggatatatatattatatatatggatatatatattatatatatggatgtatattgtatatatatatataatatacatccatatatataatatattagggctgtcagtgttaacgcgttaattgcgatgtgattaagggccaACGCAATGCAATgccagcatttattaatttattttacacttcactcggctttgcgtcgtgcctaacaggctactattttgaccctttgcagcaccgttacttctcatcaagctgccacttcctcgtaacacatcctgctgctgcaggctgcaggcatgatggagaaagacagcagcaatgaaatcctgaatggcgctttttattttccaaaactcccggacagctcgtagacaagtcaaagccatatacacgttgtgtaaagccgaattaaaatatcaccacagcacgtcaagcttgagctaccacctacgggagacggccgaaaaggacgcctcatatgCTGGGAGACGGCTGCTGGGGACGCGCCACAATaatgggacggttgtgattaagaagactacgggaaacaaaacgccacacggggggacacgatccccgctcTGTGTGGtttttcacgaactgccatgagactgggctgtctgacctgtctcgttgccgtcgagggggacagtagttttcacggatacacagcctgtacgacacggagaaagcagccacactggaactgctgcaaggtgctgcagaCGCTGTctccgctgatcactggacgtcagtgaggaatcaacattatttaggagttactaaacaccagattgactctggtaaggatagggatttttagtttttttagttaggtacttggaggacagagtcacacatttttcttttgtttacagtaaataaataattacaaatcttaaaatcaagttcataaagtaactttctttgcattcatttgattcccaatcaagatccactggtaagaatagctttcgattgttaatatgtacttaaaaactgttctgaaatgcagaataatagtattttaatcatgtgataaaatattttaattaatttttgatttttgattaatcgcgattaactatagaaattcagcgattaatcgcgattaaaattttttatcgtttgacagccctaatatatatatatatatatatatatatatacacacacacacacacagtatatactgtatatatctatatctatctgtGATATATTTCTACTCAGACAGAGAGGTCACCTCTATCACACTGTTCTCTGCAGTACACTCATTGACACGTCCTTGCTCTTATTTCACCAGCCTCTCTCCATCACTCAGATACCGCCCTCTCTTTGGCCCCGTGATAAGAGCCCCTGATACAACGGGCGCCAGAGTGGGAAACAGAAACTAGCAGGCACTGCAGTGATTCGCTATCAGCTCGGTCAGCAGGACAATGTGGAACACACAGTCCTTATCTGTTGGACGACAGGCTgttgttgtctgctgtgtgcGTGTATACGTCTTCCTCGCCGCTgccaaacacacatactgtagattaCACCACTGACATTCTGTGCAAAGAAATGTTCACCATCTGTAGCGTTAGCAGGTTACAACACAGTGCACAGAGCACAAAATTAATATCTATAACCTCACAAAGCTGCATGTAACAATTGTCCTCATCAGTCAATTATTTTCTGAATAATCAAATGTTCTTTAATATGTAATATTACCTaaaacagctgtttttttatcaaacaaacaaagtagTGTATTTGTTCGGGACTATTTTTAGCGGCGGATTAATCTACATTTGGTACTCTAGGGAGTATTTTAACACTCGCCAAGCGCCAAATGCGGATACATTTTCTGTGGGCGAGGGCTATCGTCACATGTtgggtaaatgtttgtaccGAAATGGTGGGGggctgacacacgcacacataaacatacaccgacgcaaacacacgcacacacggaaaCGCCAGCCACCGCGATGGGATAAACCAGCAGGACTTGCAACCCAAACAAGAACATTTTGTGATGCATTAGGCTGTAATACACGCACAACACTTGTtacattcattgtttgtttgagtCTTTTAATGGGAGAGAAAAATTAAGAATATCAGCAGCCGCCTAACAACTTCCTTGCGGAGTATAAATCCCACTAACCTGGTACTCTGACTGTAGCAGACCAGTGCCTGAGGAGGCCCCAGAGGGCCCGATCCGAGGTTTCTTGTTGGGGGGCCCCTGGTCCTGGCCGTGTTGTAAACCCCCGCCAGCGGTGGCCCCTGTGGCTCCGGCAGTGCCGTTGGTTTGGGCCAAGTTCTGCTGGGACGGAGCCTGCTGGGCTGCCGTCTGCTGCTGGTTCTGGGCCTGAGTTTGACCTGTGGTCTGCTGGTGCTGCTGGGTCTGGTTCTGCACATGGACACACAGTGCAAAGGTGAttaagggcaactattatatagcattttcaggataatacttgtattttgtgtttgtacaagaacatgtttacatgctttaatgttaaaaaaaacactttgtttttctcatactgcccatggctgctgcacctgtattcaccctctgtatgagacgctctgtaggagcgcctgtctctttaagccccccctcccgaaaacaccaagtcttctctgattggccagagtgTTTTCTGGAATTTGCTTTCTGCTCAGCAGCCTCCACTGTTGTTTCATTAGTTGCAGCTGGAGCTACGGCAACGGAGTATATGACAGGACTTTGTACCATGAAAagaaatcaccaataaaggcttctaaaccaaatacaaccggacatgtcccagcagtaatgtgaccccgaaattggggagaaaccAGCATTGGCTGtcaagattacagctatctcgcgttagcatgcagctacttaataTTACATTAGATTGACGCGGAtgaaggcttctgaaccaaacactacccaatcaGACATGTTTCAGAAAAAATGCGACCCGAAATTCAGGAGAATTTAAcaaattggcagccaagatgacatatttgactgccgttagcatgtagctactatagttatCAGTGGAtactaatagaatatagcagctCTTTCTACAGTCAAAATCACAGAAataggcttttaaaccaaatactacaaaAACGGAAATGTTTCAGGGGTAATGTGAactggaattggggagaatttaacaacactggcagccaagatgacatattttacttccgttagcatgtagttacATGCGACAATGTCAAccacactccagtcctgcctacctggagcagatgaccaatcagagaaggccggcttagagttgcgtaagACTTAACCGAGattagaaaaaactgttgaaaacggagcgttcagaacagttggaaatctgaatgtTTTAGCTCACGTGGATTTCTATAAAATACTTttatctcatttgtttttttggccacgtttaacatgaaaatccgacattataacattgAAGATATGACGTAAGGACGTACGGAAAAGAataatatgtccactttaagGGAAGAGGGAATCTGGACATGTGAAATCAGTTTAGTTACTTGCTTGTTAACAGTCTTGTTGTTCTACCTTTTTTGCTTTGACTgaaatgcatatacagtatagacaGTATTGATGGGTAACACTTTGTGTCTGTTAGGTGATATTCATATACCATCGATAACACAATTGTTTTCACATTCTCAAAAAGAGGCCAGCTGAGGGGGGTCCCGCTGCAGAATCTGTTGCCcagggatgttttttttaatgaatctgCCCAGCCATGAGAGGACTCTCTCCATCTGGCTACGACTCAATCTATAACAGGAAACCTTGTACTACCATGGTCTTTCTTGGCATAAACAGGTGCACTTACtgacaaaatgtccaaaataagACAATGCATTTctgatgacaataaaacaagttaCAAAACACTGCTCTTCTTCAAATGTTCATCACTGCTGAGCTGCAATTTACCCAGACTGTCCCAGAATATTCCACAATAAAAGCACAAAGCCTGAAACACAGAGATATTTAAAGATATTTATAGatattttaagtcatttttcaagtttCTTCAGTGGGATCATTTGATGCCTTTCtctattttatttgtttgcaaatttccaaattgtgtgtgtgaatgtgtatccCTCCCTtcctgatgagcaggtggcaccttgcaTTAGAGCTGTCATAAtgccaaatgttgctgtacaattacttgtctcagaaataattgcgattaacaatataatcgTCTCTTTAagccacatttaaaaatatttgttgATGTATTACTTTTGAAaccaaattaaagttttgaataaatcccaggatacatcttttttgCATCACTGTCATGttacccagataatgtaataagaCAAAAAGATAGCCTTAAGTTAACAAGCCCTCTTTATGATCAGAAAAAGAACTAACTATCTCTATCAcccccttgtcatttttgttgctatgaacgtgtatagggtcaagtgccaacaactaacaattgagataataatacaaatatacagtCTGACCAGTAATCAcctatataattacaatttggcatatctaaccaaaatcaacaattaccagtcatacgccttaagaccttagctaatgttagcaatgaatTGCTGTTAAACAAAGAAGCCGCGATTATGTAGAAAAAtggacaattagacaattatgtaataactgTTACAGGCCTACCTTACATGCCATCAGGGTATGAATGAAGGGGTGAATGTTGGCTTGTGTTGTTAAACGTTTGACTAGAAAagtgggttacactttacttgaaggtatctacataagagtgacatgacactgtcatgaacatgtcatcaACATTATAAAGTCATAAACGCTTATGACATATAACACTTAttttagtgtcattcggtttttgtcatgacaaattATGGtgagggttagagttagggttagggttcatgtgtcatgactgtgtcatgtgttcatgacagtgtcatgtcactcttatgtagctaccttcaagtaaagtgttaccgaaaagtgctataaaaatgcAATCCATTTACCATATAGCGTTTGAAATACTTTGTCATCTGTGCAGTTCTGTTTTGTGTTATTATGacagtcctatgttcctgtgACTTATGCTCTTAACATACTGATTAACACCCTAGCATAGAAACATCAGTGTTGTCCTCACTGTGATAAATAACCAGGGACAAACCACATACTTGTAAAGCTAAACAAACTGCTGTACTGGCCAGGAAAGATATTGCAGAATGTGGCGAACATTACAGCTAAACCCTGCAACCTTTACCTGTGTGACTTGAGGCTTGAATCAGCTGCTCATGTTTGTCcagctggtgttttttttttcctccggCATGAATCTCTCTGGACAGTAACACAATCTCACTAGTTTCCACCGGCTTCCATTGAAGCAAGTCATGTTCTTTTAATATGATGGAGGCTCCTACCAAGATCTAGATTGACAATATTGTAGATCATTTATGCTGTGCAGGTATTTCGAATAACACCCAACACCGGGCTGTGCTATTTTCAACTTGTCAGAACTGTGTGGACATCTGAAAATGATGCTCATTAGGGCCCattcacaccaaaaaaaaaatccgtcGATCTTCCGCAGGGCTGTGTGGGAGTGTCACCGAAACGGCCCGTTTGTGTGACGTCACGTTGTGTTTCCTTTaacccccccaatgtagcacaagaaggctttatatttcacagttactgttttcggtcagatcgtttatagatctcgacgTTTCCgactgcacttgaaggcagcttcatttcacggagaaagagagaaagaaaagacacgAGTGGGACAGAtagactgtgctttgttgtttggcaaacattgtgtttggtgttttaaagttttcttgtggcagcaatagaggcagtgatgtttccccGATAACTGTATGGGACACTCACACCCCCTCAAAACTAactggggttgcgtttctctaaaagttgagtcggtctcaactttttGTCACAGGGCCGCTGCGTTTTTTTGCCTGTGCCCCCCTGTGTCAAACTCCGCCACAGCCTGAACACACTGCCCCCATTCAAAAAGACGACCTGCCGACGCAGGCTGTGTGAATGCAGACTCATCCCTATTATGAGAATAAAATATTCTCATAATAGGGATGACTTCAAACACTTCAAACACAGGATGTGTCTCGAGTCTGAAAGCTATTTAAAGTAATGAAATGAAACTGGTGGAGTGGccagttgacttttttttttttttttaccttttctgttttctcctcTGGCTCGTCTTCATTTAGGAACTCTCGTTTTGGGTAGGGGATCTGACACCCAGCAAACACACTAGAGGCAATCACAGAGAATCAGTGATGTAAATGTTTCTGCATGTTCCACTCTGATTCCACCACACCATCCAAAACACAGAGGGGGGCGGACAGGAAGGTAGGTTAGAAGTTAAAGGCCATTTTCGTCAtacttaaagtgtaactctcgccaaaatgcaacctagggtctttttgtgaatgtaccagagtcaaactttcgtttaaaagcatatttaggacagacagtattttcgtttttcggtcaaatggccttttgaatgggagtgctaggggcacttttgcgctagcctcaaaatagctatttttaaaacactaagaaggctcgacacaacatgaaactttgctcgaagtatcaccaggggctctacaccttaacgaaagcgttgacaacattgtttgtgtacccagagtttactaaaaagaaaggttttcaacaactcaccgtagctgttgttgtttctggctgcagccattttatcagtcaaaaacaattgatttccgaatgcaacgtaacagggaggagagtaaagatggaaagctcctaaagcttagttccatataaatgcacggattatttcttgttttgtcgttattgaaaaacaatattgacctcgtagttgaaaaaggagcctcatatggagtccgttcattcgcattcggatatcgactcgttttgactgccgaggtggtagcggccggaaagaacaagacctacggtgagttgttgaaaacctttctttttagtaaactctgggtacacaaacaatgttgtcaacgctttcgttaaggtgtagagcccctggtgatacttggagaaaagtctcatgttgtgtcgagccttcttagtgttttaaaaatagctattttgaggctagcataaaagtgccccaagcactcccattcaaaaggtcatttgaccgaaaaacgaaaatacggtaaatcttaaaagtggcgattccgtcctaaatatgcttttaaacgacagtttgactcgggtagattcacaaaaagaccctaggttgcattttggcgagagttattcTTTAAAGAAGTGAATCAGTGTGGGTCTGAATCAAGACAAAGGAAAGCTCACTCGGTGGTTGGTAACGGCTCCTCCAGGAAGTAGGGGTCCTGCAGCGCCTGCTCTGATGTGATTCTTTTGGTGGGGTCCATGGTGAGAAGTTTCTGGAGCTGAAGGCAGAGAAGAATCACGGTATTGTTTTTATGGTGGTGTCTGCAGAACTCCTCAATATACAGTCACAAAGTATGAGGACATGTTCTGCATTGTTTAGTTTAACCCCTTGTGTTTTCTTTCCgtcgaccatgaacttgtttGGAGCTTTTTTCGATGCTTTTGACGATTTGGTCACTTATACAGTATGCACCACTAATACCAACTTGTGTTGTTTTAATAATACGTTTTACACTTATTCTTGGAAAATTGGTCAACAAACCTCATTTATGTGAAATTGGgcctattttttgttgttggaaaaaagcagaaattctgAATTATTTTGCCTTATAGGTcggatcagaggatgttgagtggatcacggGTATCAAAGTTTATTCAGGATactgcaacattttttttcaaatgctataaaattcattcattttacctgaagatagttgtagggaaccatccatgtttttTTGGGGCAATTCAGTTGAAAGAAACTCATTTTCGTGAGATTTGATCATTGGCATTATCATTGCCCCTAAAACGGCCATATAAGGTTCTGttctgtttcattcataaaatgttaccaaatagtaaaaagaaataaaatcataCTTCAAAACCTGCTGTCAGATATcagcagagacaaacagaaTGAATGTAGAATGAtggctcaattttttttataatcatcaaaaatgtttttcccaCAGTAGTTCTTCTGCAAACCAAAAGAAGCAGAGACATAAGACGTGTCCATatatgatggtgtgtgtgtacccACCAACAGAAACACTTTGCTGTCTGGTTTCACTTTATGCTTCTCCATGTATTTGATTAAGCTGCTGTTTGCATACCTGAGAAATGAGAAAACACAACAAtacatcaacaaaaaaaatctttattttgtatttttggtttATTGGTTTATAAGTTTCTGATCATCTACTCACGTTGTCCTCCTGAAGTCTTTCTGCAGTGTTGGATACTCTGGCATCTTTCTAATGTCTTCCCAGTCCTTATCTGTGGAATACAAAGAACATACTACAACTTTATATAtagatagggctgggcaatatgtcgacattatatcgatatcgtgatatgagactagatatctgtcttagattttgtatatcgtaatatcgtgatatgacataagtgttgtcttttcctggttttaaaggctgcattacagtaaagtgatgtactctTCTGAACtgaccagactgttgtagctgttctattatttgctgtTTCCCcatttagacattatgtccacattactgatgattatttatctaaaatctaagtgtgaagatattttgttagagcaccaactgtcaaccctagaatagcgccgcaatatcgatatcaaggtatttggtcaagaatattgtgatatctgattttttccctatcgcccagccctatatatatattattattatgttttaaggctGGGTTCACATAGCAGTCCTCAGGGGGTCCTgcgaaaacgcaggtctttTGATTCGTTTTGAAGggggggtagtgcgtttaggctgcggtGGTGGCGGCCACAGGGAGGAGCCGAAAGAAAACTGCAGcaggcgcctggatagctcagttggtagagctggCGCccgtatagaggtttactccttgacacaGAGGGCCCGGGTTCGCCTCCGACcggcagccctttgctgcatgtcataccccccctctctccctccctttcatgtcttcagctgtcccatcaaaataaaggcccggaaatgcccaaaaaataatcttaaaaaaagaaaaccgcaGCAGAAAAGTTGATAAAGATTCAACTTTAGGAGAAACACAACCCAGTGTCACCCTgcagtggccaatcatgtaaccagcCATCAGACAAGAGTccgttttgaggcggtgtgagagtcccgtacaggaatcAGTAAACATCACTGTCTCTGTCACTGCCATAGGACAGTTTTAAAAACTATGAGGGTCAAAAATGAAACACCAGCACtaaactgcccaggagtttgtgtaacagctgtttcctccagcacaaagcacagtccctcgtctctttctctttctctttctctgtttctccgtgaaatgaagctgctttCAATGCAGTCGGAAATGTCAAGATCATAAAAacaatctgacggaaaacaataTGTGTGAAATAGAAAGTCTACCTGTGCTACCTTGGGGGTGTTAAATAGCAGGACGTCATACAAATGggacttcttgttgacgttcgaagtattgtcaaacaaaacagaggctagctcgcctctcccccctcctcatcccgtcccctcccttccgcgcactaaccccccccccaacccccacccccaaatccttgtTGTCTGTTATTGGGTGggagactgtttgttatgtttggtggtgcaggttggcgcagtttgtttttgttgccgtttgtggagcctgggctgtctacagagaccgtgtttttttacagtgtgttcaggggacaggcagctaacAGAGTGAGgcgatgtttgctgtatgtgacaaaaaatgttgtagcctaaaaaacgcgtgacatcgcttagagtacCTTTAAGTGAAACTCCCACCGCGAGATCATGAACAGATTGTCCCTGTGGCGAATCCATGGATCGCTTGAAGTTGTCTAAATAGAAAATGGAAGGACATGTACTCTACGTGTTTGTTAAAGCTCTAGGATATGTGCTAGTGCTAATGGACACACACTAAATCGCCACGGGGCACCTTTATGTAAACATTCAACAGAATAAGATACGATACGACTCACCATCCGATACGATTCACGGTTTTAAGTTTTTTTGCATACACaggctgtgtgtatttgcggttgtgtgtattgtgtgcagACCTGCGGGGAAACCCATGACGCTGAATATCCTGTCCAGCTGGTCATGATGGAAAGGGTTACTGGTTTTGATGTCTTCCTGGCGACAGTGGAAGATGGGCTCGGACGTTAGCAGCTCCGCAAAGATGCAGCCAATTGCCCAAATATCTGgttcatttaaacacacacacacacacacacacacacacacacacacacacacacacacacagttagttaGTTTTGTCTTCTTGAAGATGAGCTTTACGTTTTATCAGTGGCATGCATAAGAGTTCAGAAACCAGTTTTGACCCAAATGTTTGATGATCTTATACGTAAATGAATTTTTCTACTACTTTACTGCAAAagtgaaatctttttttttgctatttcTGCAAAAGTTAAAGTGAGAAAGAATTTCTGAGAAACAATTAGTGCAACTTTTATATCTGACCgtctttctttcattcattttagggctgtcaatcgattaaaaaatgtaatctaattaattacatactctgtgattaattaatcgcatacataattaacggtgcctgaaccgatactttttaagaaagtagaaaaagaaaagaaaaaaaaagggtactaaacaacagttggtgacattaaagaacggcttgtttattgctaaggccatatggtcaaaattaaatgatttaataataatgtataacaataacaataactaatttcactagtaaattgctgttgaacgacaaaaacaaccaccagatgggaaaaggtagtagctgtagtttaccagtttcattgaacgcaccgtctgtgttgtttct
The Sander vitreus isolate 19-12246 chromosome 18, sanVit1, whole genome shotgun sequence genome window above contains:
- the cdk19 gene encoding cyclin-dependent kinase 8 isoform X1 produces the protein MDYDFKTKLAAERERVEDLFEYEGCKVGRGTYGHVYKAKRKDGKDEKEYALKQIEGTGISMSACREIALLRELKHPNVIALQKVFLSHSDRKVWLLFDYAEHDLWHIIKFHRASKANKKPMQLPRGMVKSLLYQILDGIHYLHANWVLHRDLKPANILVMGEGPERGRVKIADMGFARLFNSPLKPLADLDPVVVTFWYRAPELLLGARHYTKAIDIWAIGCIFAELLTSEPIFHCRQEDIKTSNPFHHDQLDRIFSVMGFPADNFKRSMDSPQGQSVHDLAVGVSLKDKDWEDIRKMPEYPTLQKDFRRTTYANSSLIKYMEKHKVKPDSKVFLLLQKLLTMDPTKRITSEQALQDPYFLEEPLPTTETRPSSTSRPQVKLRPRTSSRRQPSRLRPSRTWPKPTALPEPQGPPLAGVYNTARTRGPPTRNLGSGPLGPPQALVCYSQSTSTPAPALVTKAPSKVPLSPRAPWDTRRHPSRAPSTPTRPTVTEAEPAEELAPPPPPPPPPTCIAPTSWLDLSLCITSFQRNPPHL
- the cdk19 gene encoding cyclin-dependent kinase 19 isoform X6; translation: MQLPRGMVKSLLYQILDGIHYLHANWVLHRDLKPANILVMGEGPERGRVKIADMGFARLFNSPLKPLADLDPVVVTFWYRAPELLLGARHYTKAIDIWAIGCIFAELLTSEPIFHCRQEDIKTSNPFHHDQLDRIFSVMGFPADNFKRSMDSPQGQSVHDLAVGVSLKDKDWEDIRKMPEYPTLQKDFRRTTYANSSLIKYMEKHKVKPDSKVFLLLQKLLTMDPTKRITSEQALQDPYFLEEPLPTTETRPSSTSRPQVKLRPRTSSRRQPSRLRPSRTWPKPTALPEPQGPPLAGVYNTARTRGPPTRNLGSGPLGPPQALVCYSQSTSTPAPALVTKAPSKVPLSPRAPWDTRRHPSRAPSTPTRPTVTEAEPAEELAPPPPPPPPPTCIAPTSWLDLSLCITSFQRNPPHL
- the cdk19 gene encoding cyclin-dependent kinase 19 isoform X5 is translated as MSACREIALLRELKHPNVIALQKVFLSHSDRKVWLLFDYAEHDLWHIIKFHRASKANKKPMQLPRGMVKSLLYQILDGIHYLHANWVLHRDLKPANILVMGEGPERGRVKIADMGFARLFNSPLKPLADLDPVVVTFWYRAPELLLGARHYTKAIDIWAIGCIFAELLTSEPIFHCRQEDIKTSNPFHHDQLDRIFSVMGFPADNFKRSMDSPQGQSVHDLAVGVSLKDKDWEDIRKMPEYPTLQKDFRRTTYANSSLIKYMEKHKVKPDSKVFLLLQKLLTMDPTKRITSEQALQDPYFLEEPLPTTETRPSSTSRPQVKLRPRTSSRRQPSRLRPSRTWPKPTALPEPQGPPLAGVYNTARTRGPPTRNLGSGPLGPPQALVCYSQSTSTPAPALVTKAPSKVPLSPRAPWDTRRHPSRAPSTPTRPTVTEAEPAEELAPPPPPPPPPTCIAPTSWLDLSLCITSFQRNPPHL
- the cdk19 gene encoding cyclin-dependent kinase 8 isoform X3 is translated as MDYDFKTKLAAERERVEDLFEYEGCKVGRGTYGHVYKAKRKDGKDEKEYALKQIEGTGISMSACREIALLRELKHPNVIALQKVFLSHSDRKVWLLFDYAEHDLWHIIKFHRASKANKKPMQLPRGMVKSLLYQILDGIHYLHANWVLHRDLKPANILVMGEGPERGRVKIADMGFARLFNSPLKPLADLDPVVVTFWYRAPELLLGARHYTKAIDIWAIGCIFAELLTSEPIFHCRQEDIKTSNPFHHDQLDRIFSVMGFPADKDWEDIRKMPEYPTLQKDFRRTTYANSSLIKYMEKHKVKPDSKVFLLLQKLLTMDPTKRITSEQALQDPYFLEEPLPTTETRPSSTSRPQVKLRPRTSSRRQPSRLRPSRTWPKPTALPEPQGPPLAGVYNTARTRGPPTRNLGSGPLGPPQALVCYSQSTSTPAPALVTKAPSKVPLSPRAPWDTRRHPSRAPSTPTRPTVTEAEPAEELAPPPPPPPPPTCIAPTSWLDLSLCITSFQRNPPHL
- the cdk19 gene encoding cyclin-dependent kinase 19 isoform X4 translates to MDYDFKTKLAAERERVEDLFEYEGCKVGRGTYGHVYKAKRKDGKDEKEYALKQIEGTGISMSACREIALLRELKHPNVIALQKVFLSHSDRKVWLLFDYAEHDLWHIIKFHRASKANKKPMQLPRGMVKSLLYQILDGIHYLHANWVLHRDLKPANILVMGEGPERGRVKIADMGFARLFNSPLKPLADLDPVVVTFWYRAPELLLGARHYTKAIDIWAIGCIFAELLTSEPIFHCRQEDIKTSNPFHHDQLDRIFSVMGFPADKDWEDIRKMPEYPTLQKDFRRTTYANSSLIKYMEKHKVKPDSKVFLLLQKLLTMDPTKRITSEQALQDPYFLEEPLPTTDVFAGCQIPYPKREFLNEDEPEEKTEKNQTQQHQQTTGQTQAQNQQQTAAQQAPSQQNLAQTNGTAGATGATAGGGLQHGQDQGPPNKKPRIGPSGASSGTGLLQSEYQHSGSRLGYQSTVQGSTQPQSTMGYSSSSQQSSQYSHQTHRY